Proteins co-encoded in one Pseudarthrobacter chlorophenolicus A6 genomic window:
- a CDS encoding Lrp/AsnC family transcriptional regulator, with translation MNNLDATDLKILLALIRDPRIQVGELSDAVGVARNTAQTRVRRLIRTGVLRSGGREVDLEAVGYDVVAFVTIEVSHRELDGVVGALRLIPQVLEVHEISGRGDVWCRVVATDTHNLQSSLRQVLRIKGVIRTETVLALHTHIPYRTEPLISGLSNSASAGR, from the coding sequence TTGAACAATCTGGATGCCACCGATCTGAAGATCCTGCTGGCCCTCATCCGGGACCCCCGGATCCAGGTAGGAGAACTCAGCGATGCCGTGGGGGTTGCCCGGAACACTGCGCAGACGCGGGTTCGGCGCCTGATCAGGACCGGTGTCCTCCGGTCCGGCGGGCGGGAAGTGGATCTGGAGGCCGTGGGCTACGACGTGGTGGCCTTCGTGACCATCGAAGTGTCACACCGGGAATTGGACGGCGTTGTGGGGGCCCTGCGGCTGATTCCGCAGGTGCTGGAGGTCCACGAGATTTCCGGGCGCGGCGACGTCTGGTGCCGGGTGGTGGCCACGGACACCCACAACCTCCAGTCTTCGCTGCGCCAGGTGCTGAGGATCAAGGGAGTCATCCGCACCGAAACGGTACTGGCCCTGCACACGCACATCCCGTACCGCACGGAACCCCTCATCAGCGGCCTGAGTAATTCGGCATCCGCCGGCCGCTAG
- the corA gene encoding magnesium/cobalt transporter CorA, whose protein sequence is MTIIDNAVYVDGARHAEPESLEQTFETLARHGGMAWIGLYRPTAEEMAAVAAEFGLHELAVEDAISAHQRPKMERYDDNLFTVLRPARYLDASETVEFGELHIFTGRNFVVTVRHAEMAGVARVRQRLEARPELLRHGPEAVLYALLDRVVDDYAPVVAGLENDIDEIEDQLFSGDSSVSRRIYELAREVIQFQRAIHPLPDMMHQLKRGFAKYGVETELQHSLRDVEDHAERVISRADSFRDLLQNALTLDGTLTANRQNEASAEQNEQVKKISSWAAILFAPSFVAGVYGMNFDHMPELHWGFGYPMALVLMVAAAGLMYGIFKRKGWL, encoded by the coding sequence ATGACCATCATCGACAACGCCGTGTACGTGGACGGCGCCCGCCATGCGGAACCGGAAAGCCTTGAGCAGACGTTCGAAACCCTGGCCCGGCACGGCGGCATGGCATGGATCGGCCTGTACAGGCCCACCGCGGAGGAGATGGCTGCCGTAGCTGCCGAGTTCGGCCTCCATGAACTGGCTGTCGAGGACGCCATCTCGGCGCACCAGCGCCCCAAGATGGAACGCTATGACGACAACCTTTTCACCGTCCTGCGGCCCGCGCGCTACCTTGACGCGAGCGAGACGGTGGAGTTCGGCGAACTCCACATTTTCACCGGGAGGAACTTCGTGGTGACGGTCCGCCACGCGGAAATGGCCGGCGTGGCCCGGGTGCGGCAGCGGCTCGAGGCCCGCCCTGAACTCCTGCGGCATGGGCCCGAGGCGGTGCTTTATGCCTTGTTGGACAGGGTGGTGGACGACTATGCCCCGGTGGTGGCCGGCCTGGAGAACGACATCGATGAGATCGAGGACCAGCTGTTCAGCGGCGACAGCAGCGTTTCGCGCCGGATCTACGAACTGGCCCGTGAGGTCATCCAGTTCCAACGGGCCATCCACCCGCTGCCGGACATGATGCACCAGCTCAAGCGGGGGTTTGCGAAGTACGGGGTGGAAACCGAACTCCAGCACAGCCTGCGGGACGTGGAGGACCACGCCGAGCGGGTCATTTCCCGGGCCGATTCGTTCCGGGACCTGTTGCAGAACGCCCTGACCCTGGACGGGACCCTCACCGCCAACCGGCAGAACGAAGCAAGCGCCGAACAGAACGAACAGGTGAAGAAGATATCGTCCTGGGCCGCGATCCTGTTTGCGCCGTCCTTCGTGGCAGGGGTCTACGGCATGAACTTTGACCACATGCCCGAACTCCATTGGGGTTTCGGCTACCCCATGGCGCTTGTCCTGATGGTGGCCGCCGCGGGACTCATGTACGGAATCTTCAAGCGCAAGGGCTGGCTGTAG
- a CDS encoding NUDIX hydrolase, with product MNEANAERDYLESYRPGDYPSVALTADLVVFAVTGGVLRVALVRRGAHPFKGRLALPGGFVGPRESAEAAAGRELSEETGLDLGTLPVHLEQLATYSAPGRDPRMRVVSVAHLVLLATDGTSLPAVSAGTDAAGADWYPVHEMLAGSTGESLAFDHLQILAEGLQRLAGKMEYTTVAARLLPGEFTLTQLRTVYEAVWNAPLAAGNFTRKMTPQLEDTGRKVRASTGGAPAALFTASDRYIYPPLSRPGQE from the coding sequence ATGAATGAAGCCAACGCCGAGCGGGACTATCTTGAGTCCTACCGGCCCGGTGACTACCCGTCCGTCGCCCTGACCGCAGACCTTGTGGTCTTCGCGGTCACCGGCGGCGTCCTCCGCGTGGCCCTGGTCCGCCGCGGCGCGCACCCCTTCAAGGGCCGGCTGGCCCTGCCGGGGGGATTCGTGGGGCCCCGGGAATCAGCGGAGGCAGCCGCCGGCCGCGAGCTGTCCGAGGAAACCGGGCTGGACCTGGGAACGCTGCCGGTCCACCTCGAACAGCTGGCGACGTACAGCGCCCCCGGGCGCGACCCCCGGATGCGGGTTGTTTCCGTTGCCCACCTGGTCCTGCTGGCGACGGACGGCACAAGCCTTCCCGCCGTCTCGGCCGGGACCGACGCCGCCGGCGCCGATTGGTACCCGGTCCACGAAATGCTCGCCGGCAGCACCGGCGAATCGCTGGCCTTCGACCATTTGCAGATCCTTGCGGAGGGCTTGCAGCGGCTGGCCGGCAAGATGGAATACACCACAGTCGCCGCACGGCTCCTCCCCGGAGAGTTCACGCTCACCCAACTGCGCACCGTTTACGAGGCAGTGTGGAATGCTCCGCTGGCGGCAGGAAACTTCACCCGCAAGATGACACCCCAGCTGGAGGACACCGGAAGGAAGGTCCGTGCTTCAACCGGGGGAGCGCCCGCTGCGCTGTTTACGGCAAGCGACCGGTACATTTACCCGCCGCTGTCCCGGCCCGGGCAGGAGTGA
- a CDS encoding AAA family ATPase, whose translation MFTQSMVIGKFYPPHAGHAHLIATAASQSEKVAVLVLGTRFESITVADRASWLAAEFEGTNIQVIAMPNDCPEDYHSDAIWKAQNELMRLALKSRGITAVDAVFSSEAYGARLAGYFGAEHVLVDQSRTTYPISGTICRDDPAAAWPYVLAPARQELATRIIVVGAESTGTTTLTRALMDHYRGRFPLIADVPEYGRDYTYEKFDALRAVKPDAELADMVWTARDFSVIGARQNQLENAAADTCPLVIADTDALATTLWERYYLGERSYGSYHAMDTLPRRDLYLVTDDEGVPFEDDGWREGEHRRAEMTEWFKETLAAEGHSWILVTGSHERRMKTATDVIDLVLAQRNGFASPPWATRTVLEGAPA comes from the coding sequence ATGTTCACCCAGTCCATGGTCATCGGCAAGTTCTACCCTCCCCACGCCGGCCACGCCCACCTCATTGCCACAGCCGCCTCGCAGTCCGAAAAGGTGGCGGTCCTTGTCCTGGGCACACGCTTTGAGTCCATCACCGTCGCCGACCGCGCCAGCTGGCTGGCCGCCGAATTTGAAGGCACCAACATCCAGGTCATCGCGATGCCGAACGACTGCCCGGAGGACTACCACTCGGACGCCATCTGGAAGGCCCAGAACGAGCTCATGCGCCTGGCCCTGAAGTCCCGCGGCATCACCGCCGTCGACGCCGTCTTCAGCTCCGAGGCGTACGGCGCCCGGCTTGCGGGCTACTTCGGCGCCGAACACGTGCTCGTCGACCAGTCCCGCACCACCTATCCGATCAGCGGCACTATCTGCCGTGACGATCCCGCAGCGGCGTGGCCTTATGTACTGGCCCCGGCACGGCAGGAACTGGCAACCAGGATCATCGTTGTGGGCGCCGAATCCACCGGCACCACCACCCTCACCCGGGCCCTGATGGATCACTACCGGGGACGGTTCCCGCTGATCGCCGACGTGCCCGAATACGGCCGCGACTACACCTATGAGAAGTTCGACGCCCTGCGGGCCGTGAAGCCGGATGCCGAACTTGCCGACATGGTGTGGACCGCGCGGGACTTCAGCGTCATCGGTGCGCGGCAAAACCAGCTGGAAAACGCGGCGGCCGATACCTGCCCGCTGGTCATCGCCGACACCGACGCCTTGGCCACCACCCTGTGGGAACGGTATTACCTGGGGGAGCGCAGCTACGGCTCCTATCACGCAATGGATACCCTGCCGCGCCGGGATCTCTATCTGGTCACCGACGATGAAGGTGTGCCGTTCGAGGACGACGGTTGGCGGGAGGGCGAGCACCGCCGCGCCGAGATGACCGAGTGGTTCAAGGAGACACTGGCCGCGGAGGGACACTCCTGGATCCTGGTCACCGGCAGCCACGAACGGCGCATGAAAACCGCCACCGACGTCATTGACCTGGTCCTGGCCCAGCGGAACGGCTTCGCCTCCCCGCCCTGGGCCACCCGCACCGTCCTGGAAGGTGCGCCGGCATGA
- the pnuC gene encoding nicotinamide riboside transporter PnuC, whose protein sequence is MTGLLDWMNSAAVPDLLGSPVSWIEVIGFATGAACVYGVAKQKLWNWPVGIVNNVAFIILFLGAGLYGETVLQVIFAAVAVYGWFNWVRGSSATEASNDLPIRDATGKEVLLGAGSTMAGTAAVAMILTHGTDSQVPWPDAFVLTASLVATYWQAKKIFQHWYLWILIDLVSIPLYFSRGLALTAILYIGFLALCVYGLNGWRRSRAAGKKPLITVPAGA, encoded by the coding sequence ATGACGGGCCTACTCGACTGGATGAACTCCGCAGCAGTGCCGGACCTCCTCGGCTCACCTGTAAGCTGGATTGAGGTCATCGGCTTCGCCACCGGCGCGGCCTGCGTCTACGGCGTGGCCAAGCAGAAGCTGTGGAACTGGCCGGTGGGGATCGTGAACAACGTTGCGTTCATCATCCTGTTCCTGGGTGCCGGCCTCTATGGGGAAACGGTCCTACAGGTCATCTTCGCTGCCGTGGCCGTCTATGGCTGGTTCAACTGGGTGCGCGGCAGTTCCGCCACCGAGGCCAGCAATGACCTGCCCATTCGGGACGCCACCGGCAAGGAAGTTCTCCTCGGCGCCGGTTCCACGATGGCCGGCACTGCTGCGGTGGCCATGATCCTGACGCACGGCACAGACTCCCAGGTGCCATGGCCGGACGCCTTCGTCCTGACAGCCTCCCTGGTTGCCACCTACTGGCAGGCGAAGAAGATCTTCCAGCACTGGTACCTCTGGATCCTCATCGACCTGGTCTCCATTCCCCTGTACTTCAGCCGGGGGCTGGCACTGACAGCCATCCTCTACATCGGATTCCTTGCCCTCTGCGTGTACGGGCTGAACGGCTGGAGGCGCAGCCGCGCCGCCGGGAAGAAACCCCTGATCACCGTCCCGGCAGGAGCCTGA
- a CDS encoding GNAT family N-acetyltransferase, protein MRYGPIWPATLECGDLVLRPIRYRDRKEWTEVRSRNSQWLAPWEASNPDPRGGLPDYRQMVRSLNSQAAQSTALPFLITERVAGSRSPHIVGQLTVSSILWGSAMMATLGYWVDQARAGHGIAPTAVALVTDHCFQTLGLHRMEINIRPENGPSLRVVEKLGFRDEGYRPRYLHINGEWADHRSFALTSEEVPDGLLPRWLATRTS, encoded by the coding sequence GTGCGCTACGGTCCCATCTGGCCGGCCACGCTGGAATGCGGTGACCTGGTCCTGCGGCCCATCCGCTACCGCGACCGGAAAGAATGGACCGAAGTGCGGTCACGCAACAGCCAGTGGCTTGCGCCGTGGGAAGCGTCCAACCCGGATCCGCGCGGAGGGTTGCCGGACTACCGCCAGATGGTACGTTCGCTGAATTCCCAGGCGGCCCAGTCCACGGCGTTGCCCTTCCTCATCACCGAGCGGGTTGCCGGCAGCCGGAGCCCGCACATCGTGGGCCAGTTGACGGTGTCATCCATCCTTTGGGGCTCGGCAATGATGGCCACGCTGGGCTACTGGGTGGACCAGGCCAGGGCGGGCCACGGGATCGCTCCGACGGCGGTGGCCCTGGTGACAGACCACTGCTTCCAGACCCTGGGGCTGCACCGGATGGAAATCAACATCCGCCCCGAAAACGGGCCCAGCCTGCGGGTGGTGGAAAAGCTGGGATTCCGCGACGAGGGGTACCGGCCCCGCTACCTGCACATCAATGGTGAATGGGCTGACCACCGGTCCTTCGCGCTCACCTCCGAGGAAGTCCCGGACGGGCTGTTGCCGCGTTGGCTGGCCACCCGGACGTCTTAA
- the galU gene encoding UTP--glucose-1-phosphate uridylyltransferase GalU gives MTTSNPRVRKAVIPAAGLGTRFLPATKAMPKEMLPVVDKPAIQYVVEEAVGVGLNDVLMITGRNKRALEDHFDRVPSLESTLSDKGDTKKLESIQAASNLGDIHYVRQGDPNGLGHAVLRARQHVGNEPFAVLLGDDLIDARDELLGTMIDVQAKTGGSVVALIEVDPSQISAYGCADIEEIDGEGYVRINRLVEKPAADEAPSNLAVIGRYVLHPAVFDVLEETGPGRGGEIQLTDALQELATGEGEGYGVYGVVFRGRRYDTGDKLSYLKACVQLAVDSDDLGPGLREWLPGFAAQLAK, from the coding sequence GTGACTACCAGTAACCCGAGAGTTCGCAAAGCCGTCATCCCCGCTGCGGGGCTGGGCACCCGGTTCCTTCCCGCCACCAAGGCTATGCCCAAGGAAATGCTTCCGGTGGTGGACAAGCCTGCCATCCAGTACGTCGTGGAGGAAGCCGTTGGAGTCGGACTCAACGATGTCCTGATGATCACGGGACGCAACAAGCGGGCGCTCGAGGATCACTTTGACCGTGTTCCGTCGCTTGAGTCCACCCTCTCGGACAAGGGTGATACCAAGAAGCTGGAGTCCATCCAGGCCGCCAGCAACCTCGGCGACATCCACTACGTCCGCCAGGGCGATCCCAACGGCCTCGGCCACGCCGTGCTGCGCGCCCGCCAGCATGTGGGCAACGAGCCCTTTGCCGTGCTCCTCGGTGATGACCTGATTGATGCCCGGGACGAGCTCCTGGGAACCATGATCGACGTGCAGGCCAAGACCGGCGGTTCGGTGGTTGCGCTCATCGAGGTGGATCCGTCCCAGATCAGCGCCTACGGCTGCGCGGACATCGAAGAGATCGACGGCGAAGGCTACGTGCGGATCAACAGGCTCGTTGAGAAGCCCGCGGCGGACGAGGCACCGTCCAACCTCGCAGTCATCGGCCGCTACGTGCTGCACCCCGCTGTCTTCGACGTGCTGGAGGAAACCGGCCCCGGCCGTGGCGGCGAGATCCAGCTGACCGATGCCCTGCAGGAACTTGCCACCGGCGAGGGTGAAGGCTACGGCGTCTACGGTGTGGTGTTCCGCGGACGCCGCTACGACACCGGTGACAAACTGAGCTACCTGAAGGCCTGCGTGCAGCTGGCCGTCGACAGTGATGACCTGGGCCCCGGCCTGCGGGAGTGGTTGCCGGGCTTCGCCGCCCAACTCGCCAAGTAG
- a CDS encoding 5-formyltetrahydrofolate cyclo-ligase produces MTEHQTGAKDGIRTAHRARRAELSPAALEKAGSALAEHGTAWAGALADGTTATFCVYLGVGVEPPTLPLIQALHARGHRVLLPVCEPGRELSWVFWSPGIPFARSRYAPVMEPDGPRHGPDVAGGASGLFIPATAVDLSGNRIGQGGGYYDKFLGHLDTAGKHIPLAAVIYDEELLPAGRIPAEEFDRPVPAVLTPGGFRVLAGTP; encoded by the coding sequence ATGACTGAACATCAGACCGGTGCCAAGGACGGCATCCGGACTGCCCACCGTGCCCGCCGAGCGGAACTTTCGCCGGCAGCCCTGGAGAAGGCCGGCAGCGCCCTGGCGGAACATGGCACCGCCTGGGCCGGCGCCCTGGCGGACGGCACCACCGCGACCTTCTGCGTCTACCTGGGCGTCGGCGTCGAACCCCCCACCCTGCCGCTGATCCAGGCCCTCCACGCCCGGGGACACCGGGTCCTGCTGCCAGTGTGCGAACCCGGGAGGGAGCTGAGCTGGGTGTTTTGGTCTCCCGGCATTCCGTTTGCGCGCAGCCGTTACGCGCCCGTCATGGAACCTGACGGGCCGCGGCACGGGCCGGATGTGGCCGGCGGCGCGTCAGGGCTGTTCATTCCGGCCACTGCCGTTGACCTCTCCGGTAACCGGATCGGGCAGGGCGGAGGTTACTACGACAAGTTCCTGGGCCATCTGGACACTGCCGGGAAGCATATTCCGCTCGCCGCTGTTATCTACGACGAAGAACTCCTGCCTGCCGGGCGGATCCCCGCCGAGGAGTTCGACCGTCCCGTTCCGGCCGTCCTGACTCCGGGCGGATTTCGGGTCCTGGCAGGCACTCCCTGA
- a CDS encoding FmdB family zinc ribbon protein — translation MPTYAYACKDCGHAFDIVQSFSDSSLTSCPECEGTLRKKFNSVGVVFKGSGFYRTDSRDSKGSTVSAAPAAPAAPAPAPAPAAAAS, via the coding sequence GTGCCAACATATGCTTACGCCTGCAAGGATTGCGGCCATGCTTTTGACATCGTCCAGTCGTTCTCGGACAGTTCGCTGACGTCCTGCCCGGAGTGCGAAGGTACGCTGCGCAAGAAGTTCAACAGCGTGGGCGTCGTCTTCAAGGGATCGGGCTTCTACCGCACCGACTCCCGCGACTCCAAGGGCAGCACCGTCTCCGCAGCACCTGCGGCCCCGGCAGCGCCTGCTCCGGCGCCCGCACCGGCGGCTGCCGCGAGCTGA
- the cpaB gene encoding Flp pilus assembly protein CpaB has translation MPAHPLRAHRRPSGFQTKRGVAASRRGSPLTRVAGVLNRNRRLAVALLLCAAASMTVHQLTPAPADTVTALSAARDLPAGTAVTASDLVPVRVPPGLLSEGVLSGQAEAAGKQLATPLRKGQLVTDVQLLGPGLLTGTPPGSAAVPLRMADASSIQLVSPGQLVNVVLTSGNGFDQQGPSEVLAAGVPVLWTATKGGQGGQWLGTAETDGLIVVAATAEQSARLAGASTQGKLFFVLVGPPS, from the coding sequence ATGCCTGCACATCCCCTCCGTGCCCACCGCAGACCGTCCGGCTTCCAAACCAAGCGGGGCGTTGCCGCTTCCCGGCGCGGCAGCCCGCTGACCCGGGTTGCCGGGGTGCTCAACCGCAACCGTCGCCTCGCAGTTGCCCTGCTCCTCTGCGCTGCAGCGTCCATGACTGTCCATCAGCTCACGCCCGCGCCGGCCGATACCGTCACAGCCCTGTCCGCGGCGAGGGACCTGCCCGCCGGAACGGCTGTCACGGCCTCGGACCTTGTTCCGGTGCGGGTACCGCCCGGCCTGCTGTCCGAGGGCGTGCTGAGTGGCCAGGCCGAGGCCGCCGGCAAGCAGTTGGCAACTCCGCTGCGAAAAGGGCAGCTGGTCACCGATGTCCAGCTGCTCGGCCCGGGGCTGCTCACCGGCACTCCCCCGGGGTCGGCTGCCGTTCCTTTGCGGATGGCCGATGCCTCGTCCATCCAACTGGTGTCGCCCGGGCAGCTGGTAAACGTCGTCCTGACATCCGGCAACGGGTTCGACCAGCAGGGGCCCTCGGAAGTCCTGGCCGCGGGGGTCCCTGTCCTCTGGACCGCCACCAAAGGTGGCCAGGGCGGACAGTGGCTGGGCACCGCGGAGACCGACGGGTTGATCGTCGTGGCAGCCACAGCTGAGCAGTCAGCGCGCCTGGCAGGGGCGTCCACGCAGGGCAAACTGTTCTTCGTCCTGGTGGGACCGCCGTCGTGA